The Pan paniscus chromosome 12, NHGRI_mPanPan1-v2.0_pri, whole genome shotgun sequence genome window below encodes:
- the GDF7 gene encoding growth/differentiation factor 7 encodes MDLSAAAALCLWLLSACRPRDGLEAAAVLRAAGAGPVRSPGGGGGGGRTLAQAAGAAAVPAAAVPRARAARRAAGSGFRNGSVVPHHFMMSLYRSLAGRAPAGAAAVSASGHGRADTITGFTDQATQDESAAETGQSFLFDVSSLNDADEVVGAELRVLRRGSPESGPGSWTSPPLLQLSTCPGAARAPRLLYSRAAEPLVGQRWEAFDVADAMRRHHREPRPPRAFCLLLRAVAGPVPSPLALRRLGFGWPGGGGSAAEERALLVVSSRTQRKESLFREIRAQARALGAALASEPLPDPGTRTASPRAVIGGRRRRRTALAGTRTAQGSGGGAGRGHGRRGRSRCSRKPLHVDFKELGWDDWIIAPLDYEAYHCEGLCDFPLRSHLEPTNHAIIQTLLNSMAPDAAPASCCVPARLSPISILYIDAANNVVYKQYEDMVVEACGCR; translated from the exons ATGGACCTGAGCGCCGCCGCCGCGCTGTGCCTTTGGCTGCTGAGCGCCTGCCGCCCCCGCGACGGGCTGGAAGCGGCCGCCGTGCTGCGAGCGGCGGGGGCTGGGCCGGTCCGGAGCCcagggggcggcggcggcggcgggcggactcttgcccaggctgcggGCGCAGCGGCTGTCCCGGCCGCCGCGGTTCCCCGGGCCCGCGCCGCGCGCCGCGCCGCGGGCTCCGGCTTCAGGAACGGCTCGGTGGTGCCGCACCACTTCATGATGTCGCTTTACCGGAGCCTGGCCGGGAGGGCTCCGGCCGGGGCAGCCGCTGTCTCCGCCTCGGGCCATGGTCGCGCGGACACGATCACCGGCTTCACAGACCAGGCGACCCAAG ACGAATCGGCAGCCGAAACAGGCCAGAGCTTCCTGTTCGACGTGTCCAGCCTTAACGACGCAGACGAGGTGGTGGGTGCCGAGCTGCGCGTGCTGCGCCGGGGATCTCCAGAGTCGGGCCCAGGCAGCTGGACTTCTCCGCCGTTGCTGCAGCTGTCCACGTGCCCGGGCGCCGCCCGAGCGCCACGCCTGCTGTACTCGCGGGCAGCTGAGCCCCTAGTCGGTCAGCGCTGGGAGGCGTTCGACGTGGCGGACGCCATGAGGCGCCACCATCGTGAACCGCGCCCCCCCCGCGCGTTCTGCCTCTTGCTGCGCGCAGTGGCAGGCCCGGTGCCGAGCCCGTTGGCACTGCGGCGGCTGGGCTTcggctggccgggcggagggGGCTCTGCGGCAGAGGAGCGCGCGCTGCTAGTCGTCTCCTCCCGCACGCAGAGGAAAGAGAGCTTATTCCGAGAGATCCGCGCCCAGGCCCGCGCACTCGGGGCCGCTCTGGCCTCAGAGCCGCTGCCCGACCCAGGAACCCGCACCGCGTCGCCAAGGGCAGTCATTGGCGGCCGCAGACGGAGGAGGACGGCGTTGGCCGGGACGCGGACGGCGCAGGGCAGCGGCGGGGGCGCGGGCCGGGGCCACGGGCGCAGGGGCCGGAGCCGCTGCAGCCGCAAGCCGTTGCACGTGGACTTCAAGGAGCTCGGCTGGGACGACTGGATCATCGCGCCGCTGGACTACGAGGCGTACCACTGCGAGGGCCTTTGCGACTTCCCTTTGCGTTCGCACCTCGAGCCCACCAACCATGCCATCATTCAGACGCTGCTCAACTCCATGGCACCAGACGCGGCGCCGGcctcctgctgtgtgccagcGCGCCTCAGCCCCATCAGCATCCTCTACATCGACGCCGCCAACAACGTTGTCTACAAGCAATACGAGGACATGGTGGTGGAGGCCTGCGGCTGCAGGTAG